Part of the Cydia pomonella isolate Wapato2018A chromosome 8, ilCydPomo1, whole genome shotgun sequence genome is shown below.
GGAGCATCGACAAGATGATCGCTTCCACTGATCGCACGCCAGAGGAGCTGGGCAAGGAGTATCCCCTGCTGGGTGTGCCTATGACTGTCAAGGAGAGCATTGCTGTTGAAGGTAACTTTCAACTAGAACACTTTCGTAAGACTCAACCCCGTGGATCCCTGATACAAGCAGGCGCTTAGAGAAGACCGGAGCATCGACATAAAATGATTGCGTCTACTGATCGGACACCAGAGGAGCTGAGAATGGGGTACCCCCTGCTGGAAGTGCCTATGACTGTCAAGGAAAGCATTGCTGTTGAAGGTAACTTTTATCTAGAACACTCTCTAAAGGCTCATCGATACAAAGCAGACGGCTAGATAAGTTCGGCTAGATAAGCATCGACAAGATAATCGGATTCCGGAGAAACTGGGCAAGGAGTATCCCCTTCTGGGTGTGCCTATGGCGATTAAGAATGGCGATGATTTTGTATGTACAATGATACGAGTAGACTCTGCGGGAGGCCCAGAGCATTGACTGTATGGTCGTGTCCACTGACCATAGCCACAAGCTGGTGGGGCTGAACATGGACGTAATAACTTTGtgttaaacttaataaatagtaattataataCCCATGCACCGCTGGTACCTATCGAACATGCTTGCTACTGTTGTTTGCTTGCCGCATTTCTCCGGTGTATCGAAAAACTAACTCGCCTGTAACTCCACTAGAGTTACAACCGCCCATAGGCTGCGCATGTGTACCCGCAAAAAGCGTCATGCGGCTCGCCAACCGTGACTTGCCAACCTCAGTCCTAACGGGCTTAAGTTTGgcctttttataaaatacaatctaCCATAATTTTAGGAATGAGCAATGACAGCGGCACCCTTCGTCCGAGCCGAGTGCCGGCCACCAAAGACGCTGCCATCGTCAGCCTGGCGCGCGCCGCGGGTGCCATTCCCATCGCCGTCACGAACACACCACAGCTCTGCATGAACTGGGAGACGTACAATAACGTCACTGGGCTTACGATGAATCCTTATGATCAGAAAAGGACGACTGGAGGCTCTTCAGGTGGAGAGGTGAGATAcactttataaaaatactttaacaGATAATATCACGTATAATGAATTTTAACGGGAGACgaagtaaaaatacaatattcaacTCCGTCAAAATTAGGTTCGAACAATTCGAAATAtctgccgtcctatcactaaaacctatctaacccacaaattatagttttgagatatgggcaaaaaacgttcaaacccatatctctagaaaatgtgtacatttcttccggatttcttttgtgcaaaaattaaaactaaatttatccttactttgtttgaaaaccatttcctcaaatattatattattaattagaaaatcacaattttgtgttttagtgttgcaaataattactaaaatatgtgcgatattactcctaaaacaccgttaagtataccttaaccgttctttagaattgaataacatataaaaaataactaaataacggccaagtcaatttacgtgtttatagtatcgtaattgtgaattgtgtaataaacaaaacatagcttaataaccgcaaaggtactgaacaattttatagtattttatctgttaaaatattacctagaaaacatttgtaataaacacgttattggactgtaaccgttttttagctatgtaaagactatacatattgaagtaatttgtgtgcattcctatactaaaagcccgttaaatgacgaactagtaatgctcactaggtttaagtcttggaaatattcacaaaaaatggTTTATCGTATTAACAAAATCATGTTAACCTGCATTATACTACTAAGTTTTAAGAGAAATTCAATATGTTAAATCACATctgtatcgtatatgtatttattcgcatgcaaaaataaaaccaaaaacttaaaaaatactgacaaatcagtcgtcaactttttaaaattttaaaaacgcaaattgtgtcagtctcaaaaatgtattaaattttatataaaaaaatgtacgtgaAGAAGTAGATTACTAGCCATTGTAAGGTGTCTGATGCATGTAAGGCCCAGTGTCTAATGAAGCCCACTTTTGAAAATGCGCTTTGATTGCCAGTTCAAAAACGACTACACTAAAATCTATCATTTCTCAGATacctactagttttttatacggaatttgtgacttcctgagttttacTACGGTAAAAGGTAAGTGAACATGCTACTTACTGGGTTTAGAGGCATAGAAATCTgtagtaatcataataattgtgcCGATTTTGGAGCAGGTGTCTCTGTAATCGGGTGAGTACTTACGAGAtggatacaaataagataaaaaacgaatttccaataattagttacccaccttacctagtaggtttttatatagggcagccaaaatcagcctttaacacccttcgcataaaaataaagcattaatcTCATGCATTATGGAATGGCTGTAGTacaatatgcggagatgatcaGAGGCTTCACTTTCATAATTCCATTGAATTTAGGGACCCGCTAAAGTgtggtagtttcttaagttacttgggagttagtaaatattacaaAGCTCAATTAATAGCTTTTTTTGATTTCGACTCCATTAATCTGCACTTCTTTTCTTCTGAATTTTTTTCTCGTTAagtagaaaaatctaaaacttcccttctaatgcatctacttaactttttttaatgttcgtcTCGTCTAAGGCCGTTGGAAAAGACGATGCGAGCCAAAACATGATCCTCCCTCTAATTGACcttattgatcatatcatcatatgtatCCTCGATAGCTCtattcttcttatattttccaGTCGCTTTAGTAAGATGCCGTTAGAAAGTCCAATTCCTTCTCCTTCTCAAACTaccgctctatttatttccatttctttgTTTCCTCTCTTAAGTTCTTGAGTGTCTTTTGTACATAAACAGATTACCGTTTTGAACAGACATGCGCTCATGAACCCATATTAACCCGGTTACCCTACTCGGCATAGTACAATtatcgctcttgtaaaaatactgcagatatggtatatcacggtgttatcattcttggatttcggtaatgctttcaacacgggTGACTTCGACATCTTAGTAGGCATATTGCGTTCTCTTAATGTATTTCCTGTGACAGTGAActagtttcatagttattaaTTAGGGCGTCAACAGAGGTGGATTGCTCTTAATCTTCATTGTGCCTGCACAGGATGGGGCAGCGTCTCCTGTTTCATTTCCTTACTTTATATACTCTAACACGTTATATTTCCTTCTTCTACCACTTTAAACACACTTTAAACTACCATAGACTACATATCTGCACCATGAACATGAACACTAATTTAGTaagcattttgatttggactttcacgttacggtctcaaggtaaatccactgaaatttaagttatagtgataggtaCCTAGGTCAAAGTGTTCTGCCAAGACTGATTTTAGTACTCTACCTGCCATTATTTTTAACGGTACCTATTTAGATTTCCTACTCTCCCCAGGTCTCTTAAATCTCGCTATTTCTCTATCATGGATACCTCAGATGAGCGAGTTTAGaaggaatttttttgatataaaagcaTCACTCCGCAGAGTTCGAAACATTACGCCACTAAGATTGCATTAGCTCAATCCCTCTTACTTACTATATTAGTTTATGCTGACACTTGCTACTTAGACCTTTGGAAGACCAACTCAATATGTTTAAGCAATTCCAGCAACTCtctattaagtatatagttgctttttaaattagatcATGTCTTCGTAGTGATCATGTTCTCGCTACGTAGAAATCCACTACCGACGTGAATTATCATTGGTTTATCGTTCtccatttttgtatgtaaatcgtagcacttactttcggttttcggattttttttatataagcatgCATCCATCAGTCACCGAATATAAAAGACAACTTACAGCGCACGGCGCATTGTTAAACTGTCTGCCttacgtaataaaattcaagggaatgttttacacttagcggggttttagcgtggcattgttggttggccgtgtttaactgttgtattattattctttttctcaaacataattacccgttaagcacactaaataggttttagtgatttatttgttacatgaatcgcaataaaagtcttttacactaacggttaaagaacgttagccatgtttaagcatagtaactgtttttttgtgtagtatttaataaaaaaaattgtacttgataaaacatattaatagtttttccaagtaaatgtgttttagctatgtataacgtaaaaaattaattaaaataaaaaactggctaagcgcttttatattacttatagaagaataatgtaggtttgcgattttatagtattgagaagtatcaaattataatgcagttagcgtgttaggtcgagtctgtatctccgtaactacaacagataaaaatatgattccaagaccagtcgatagagaattCTTTTCTCTTTTAGAATATTTGTCCAAATGAAAACTGGTATTATGCAGCTTTGAGCGGTTTTAGAGATAGGACGGCAGATATAATTCcgataaaatagttttatttcaggAGTAACTGTCGCGTGCGTTAACCGTAGACAATATTACGCAACTACTGAAATTTACCCGTTCTACTCGTAGGTAGTCATTTTGTTAAATCGAGGTATGACTTTGGTTGCAGGCAGCGTTGATCTCATCGGCAGCGTCCATCGTCGGCGTCGGCTCAGACATCGCCGGCTCACTGCGTCTGCCGCCCATGTTCTGTGGGATCTTTGGACACAAGCCCACTCCTAAATTATTATCCATTGAAGGTATCTAAGCGGATGAAAAATAATGAACACTGCTTAACAAACGACCTGTAGATCATCAATGATGTTATATAACTaaagataggttatactcataaataaggagcacaaaaattAATTCCATATTTATTCCTATACCTACGAAAAAATCTGTTAGTTTCTTCTAAGTTTCGCATTCCATTCACACTTTGTCATgctcgttgttaaacataagaTTGTCTATTTCGGTGTACATTTTGTGGTATGGAGTTCGTTAGCATTTTGCTcatttctcgcttgcccagACGCGACTATAAatgcaacttgtacaatttgtaaaaggtaagcgcttcaattttggaaaacCTATAACCTATCTGGCGTTATAATATCTTTGCCTGTAGGTAGATGGATTTTTATGTGAAATGAAATTTGTTGCATAAAAAGTTACGATTATAGATATAAGTACACCTTAACTTATTAGCTACGCTCCGAGCGTACTTAAATAACACGGAACAATTGCATGTTATTCAATCATATTCAAAGATGTTCCAAACCGATAAGCTATCATCAAAAAAAATGTGCTACTTTTACGAATCAGTCAAGATGCCTAATTTACAACGCCACGCCATCTAACGCGTACTTTTCAATGCTAATCAATTTTACTTTAACGCCATCTAGTGACGAATAGTGAAACTATAATTAAACGATGGATGTTGTGTTTAATGAAACTTCAGTATCGCAATAGTTTAATTATTTGACACTAGGTGGCgctaaaataaaaaccattttaataatcttaactttttatttactgtTGCCAGGTCATATTCCAGATTGTCTGGACTCAGAATTTGAAGAATATTTTGCTTTGGGACCTCTATGCCGTTACGCAGAAGATCTTGCGTTACTTTTGAAAGTTTTGAGACAGCCTGGCGCTCCAGATGTGCCTTTGGACAAACccgtaagtatcattataatattaggtaatcttcataaagaaaataaatgaatacttagTTGGtaccaatttatttttttatctagaaTAGCAGTATACGTATTCAAGGGTTTTGTTACCTACACTGGTAGGTATACCTACTATAACATTGTGATTCTGTGTTGACTGTTGATACTTATATATGCATTAGTAATTATAAACCATAAATTTAAGGTGGATGTGTCCAAGTTGAAGTTTTATTACATGGAGGGCGACAACAGCAACGTCACAGACAAAATCGGATCCGATGTGAAAAAAGCGATGGAAAAAGCCAAAGCACACATTAAGAATACATACAATATTGAAGTCAAAGAGGTACAAaccattaagtaattaattaatagtaaataGTCAATTGTATAGACATACTTTACATTATtgtaaacttatatttatgTAGTTGGAAAGGGTTCTCAGTCCTATATAATTGTTCTCACTCATTATATGGTGATTATAAACTTACACCCATATTTCGCACTTTTTCTACTCAAGTGATTGcgctttcaatttttttttccttcagCTCAAGATAAAAAACATCGAACACATCTGGGAGATCAGTATTAGGGTTCTAATGAATATTCGTCACGTTCGCAACATCTACACTGATCCTGAGAAACGAGACCAATGGGTGTCGGTCTGGCCAGAAGTTCTAAAGAAAATGGTCGGTCTGTCAGACCATAATTTCACTTGTGTAGCTTACGGACCGCTGCAGAAGTTTTTCGACTCGTTACCAAAGAGCTATTATGCGAAATTGTTGAGAATGTTTGAAGAGATTAAGCAAGACTTTGAGGTAAGTGGATTATATTAGTTGTATTACGTTTACTTAGATAGA
Proteins encoded:
- the LOC133520617 gene encoding fatty-acid amide hydrolase 2-B isoform X1 gives rise to the protein MLWLLRFLVSLIAIGVRPLTYLLTVRRTRKCPPPINPTLFKSATVLTNMIRNKQITSEEVVAAYIERCKEANPYLNAIVEPRYEQALREARSIDKMIASTDRTPEELGKEYPLLGVPMTVKESIAVEGMSNDSGTLRPSRVPATKDAAIVSLARAAGAIPIAVTNTPQLCMNWETYNNVTGLTMNPYDQKRTTGGSSGGEAALISSAASIVGVGSDIAGSLRLPPMFCGIFGHKPTPKLLSIEGHIPDCLDSEFEEYFALGPLCRYAEDLALLLKVLRQPGAPDVPLDKPVDVSKLKFYYMEGDNSNVTDKIGSDVKKAMEKAKAHIKNTYNIEVKELKIKNIEHIWEISIRVLMNIRHVRNIYTDPEKRDQWVSVWPEVLKKMVGLSDHNFTCVAYGPLQKFFDSLPKSYYAKLLRMFEEIKQDFEKALGDDAVLIYPAYPYPAHLHYRVYYKFLNCGYLTIFNALGLPVTACPMGLTEKGLPVGLQLVANKCHDHLTIAVAKEFEKAFGGWVPPNREPVSV
- the LOC133520617 gene encoding fatty-acid amide hydrolase 2-B isoform X3, which translates into the protein MNSFVFICTTFINASLNVCTRVFLLVLSASVYQGFVLVEVFLNSYNLVYPPYFAKSITRGQYYVSSVVGGAVTIVATKTIMLNGFMRWLLRFLVSLIAIGVRPLTYLLTVRRTRKCPPPVNPTLFKSATVLTNMIRNKQITSEEVVAAYIERCKEANPYLNAIVEPRYEQALREARSIDKMIASTDRTPEELGKEYPLLGVPMTVKESIAVEGMSNDSGTLRPSRVPATKDAAIVSLARAAGAIPIAVTNTPQLCMNWETYNNVTGLTMNPYDQKRTTGGSSGGEAALISSAASIVGVGSDIAGSLRLPPMFCGIFGHKPTPKLLSIEGHIPDCLDSEFEEYFALGPLCRYAEDLALLLKVLRQPGAPDVPLDKPVDVSKLKFYYMEGDNSNVTDKIGSDVKKAMEKAKAHIKNTYNIEVKELKIKNIEHIWEISIRVLMNIRHVRNIYTDPEKRDQWVSVWPEVLKKMVGLSDHNFTCVAYGPLQKFFDSLPKSYYAKLLRMFEEIKQDFEKALGDDAVLIYPAYPYPAHLHYRVYYKFLNCGYLTIFNALGLPVTACPMGLTEKGLPVGLQLVANKCHDHLTIAVAKEFEKAFGGWVPPNREPVSV
- the LOC133520617 gene encoding fatty-acid amide hydrolase 2-B isoform X2, which encodes MLWLLRFLVSLIAIGVRPLTYLLTVRRTRKCPPPINPTLFKSATVLTNMIRNKQITSEEVVAAYIERCKEANPYLNAIVEPRYEQALREARSIDKMIASTDRTPEELGKEYPLLGVPMTVKESIAVEGMSNDSGTLRPSRVPATKDAAIVSLARAAGAIPIAVTNTPQLCMNWETYNNVTGLTMNPYDQKRTTGGSSGGEAALISSAASIVGVGSDIAGSLRLPPMFCGIFGHKPTPKLLSIEDCLDSEFEEYFALGPLCRYAEDLALLLKVLRQPGAPDVPLDKPVDVSKLKFYYMEGDNSNVTDKIGSDVKKAMEKAKAHIKNTYNIEVKELKIKNIEHIWEISIRVLMNIRHVRNIYTDPEKRDQWVSVWPEVLKKMVGLSDHNFTCVAYGPLQKFFDSLPKSYYAKLLRMFEEIKQDFEKALGDDAVLIYPAYPYPAHLHYRVYYKFLNCGYLTIFNALGLPVTACPMGLTEKGLPVGLQLVANKCHDHLTIAVAKEFEKAFGGWVPPNREPVSV